One Flagellimonas sp. CMM7 genomic region harbors:
- the dnaG gene encoding DNA primase yields the protein MISKTTIDQVYETARLEEVIGDFVQLKKAGSNFKGLSPFSDERTPSFMVSPVKQIWKDFSSGKGGNVVAFLMEHEHFTYPEAIKYLAKKYNIELEETEQSDEQKEQANERESMYLVSEYAQKYFAETLWESEPGKAIGLTYFKERGFTDDTIKKFGLGYGLDQWDAFTNAALEKGYQLEFLEKTGLTIVKEQTGGESRKFDRFKARVLFPIHSMSGRVLGFGGRILTNDKKAAKYLNSPESDIYHKSKVLYGIYFAKQSIAKEDNCFLVEGYTDVIQLHQRGVENVVASSGTALTPEQIRLINRLTKNITVLFDGDAAGLRASLRGIDLILEQGMNVKVCTFPEGEDPDSFAKSNTYEDLVLYLEENAKDFIQFKTSLLAEEAANDPIKRADTVRDIVNSISKIPDQIKKEIYIQECAKIMQISEEVLYNTLAQIDKKGVADTNKKFKQEQKAFQVVKNDQVVEKVDVQFELERKIIEMLLLYGSQKQEFEDLVLKENEEGDLVLEPEIVEAKVYEKVYLDLQEDEIELTNEQFKTIYYKLIEDLNESEEFKVNTFLSNLDQETVSEVSSILMEEEKYKLDDWARKDIYPKDKGQGIAQLVGETILTLRCYLIKNRIEKLQERTEGSTDDNSEILEEIVNYLQLNKLLNAKLNRVLS from the coding sequence TTGATTTCAAAAACAACAATAGACCAGGTATATGAAACCGCTCGTTTAGAGGAGGTGATTGGTGATTTTGTGCAATTGAAGAAAGCCGGATCTAACTTTAAGGGACTAAGTCCATTTTCAGATGAGCGCACTCCCAGTTTTATGGTATCTCCTGTAAAACAGATATGGAAAGATTTTAGCAGCGGAAAGGGAGGAAATGTTGTGGCATTTTTAATGGAACACGAGCATTTCACCTATCCAGAAGCCATAAAATATTTAGCTAAAAAGTACAATATTGAGCTAGAGGAAACAGAGCAATCTGATGAGCAAAAAGAGCAAGCCAATGAGCGAGAGAGCATGTATTTGGTCTCTGAATATGCACAGAAGTATTTCGCAGAAACCCTTTGGGAATCTGAACCAGGAAAAGCAATTGGCCTAACGTATTTTAAGGAGCGTGGATTTACAGACGATACCATAAAGAAATTCGGATTAGGTTACGGGTTAGATCAATGGGATGCTTTTACTAATGCCGCGTTGGAGAAAGGATACCAACTAGAGTTTTTAGAAAAAACAGGTTTGACCATTGTAAAAGAGCAAACTGGCGGAGAATCTAGAAAATTTGACCGTTTTAAAGCAAGAGTCCTGTTCCCTATACATTCCATGAGTGGAAGAGTGTTGGGCTTTGGAGGTCGAATCTTAACTAATGATAAAAAAGCTGCTAAATATTTAAATTCTCCTGAGAGCGATATTTATCATAAAAGCAAGGTGCTTTATGGAATCTACTTTGCTAAGCAGTCTATTGCCAAAGAGGACAATTGTTTTTTGGTGGAAGGATATACAGATGTCATACAATTACATCAGCGTGGGGTGGAAAATGTAGTAGCTTCAAGTGGAACGGCATTGACTCCAGAACAAATTCGTTTGATCAACAGGCTCACAAAAAACATTACCGTACTTTTTGATGGTGATGCGGCAGGTCTAAGAGCTTCTCTCCGTGGGATAGATTTGATATTGGAACAAGGTATGAATGTCAAGGTCTGTACTTTTCCAGAAGGTGAAGACCCAGATAGTTTTGCCAAGAGCAATACCTATGAAGATTTGGTTCTTTATTTAGAAGAAAATGCTAAGGACTTTATTCAGTTCAAGACTTCTCTTCTTGCTGAAGAAGCGGCCAATGACCCTATAAAAAGAGCAGATACTGTAAGGGATATTGTAAACAGTATCAGTAAAATACCAGATCAAATAAAGAAGGAGATCTACATACAGGAATGTGCCAAAATAATGCAGATTTCTGAAGAGGTGTTATATAATACATTGGCTCAAATTGATAAAAAAGGAGTTGCAGATACCAACAAAAAATTCAAACAAGAGCAAAAAGCGTTTCAAGTTGTAAAAAATGACCAAGTTGTTGAGAAGGTTGATGTACAATTTGAATTGGAACGAAAAATCATTGAAATGCTCCTTTTGTATGGAAGTCAGAAGCAGGAATTTGAAGATTTGGTTCTAAAAGAAAATGAGGAAGGGGATTTGGTCTTGGAACCAGAAATTGTGGAGGCAAAAGTATATGAAAAAGTGTATTTAGATCTTCAGGAGGATGAAATTGAGCTTACCAATGAACAGTTTAAGACAATTTATTACAAGTTGATAGAGGATTTAAATGAAAGTGAAGAATTTAAAGTAAATACCTTTTTATCAAATTTGGACCAAGAGACAGTAAGTGAGGTATCTTCTATTTTAATGGAAGAAGAAAAATACAAGCTTGATGATTGGGCCAGAAAAGATATCTATCCAAAAGATAAGGGGCAGGGTATTGCGCAATTGGTAGGCGAAACCATCCTTACATTACGCTGTTATCTTATTAAAAATCGAATTGAAAAACTGCAAGAACGCACTGAAGGGAGCACTGACGATAATTCTGAGATTTTGGAGGAAATTGTAAATTATTTGCAATTGAATAAACTGTTGAACGCAAAATTGAACAGGGTACTTTCTTAA
- a CDS encoding DUF6150 family protein has translation MKKILSMALALFLGHIGSAQIVFSTDKEYKADIKVFAVDQAYKADLLVFKVNAEYKAKGNEGKWYFADADYKATKKVYFVDADYKADLRINFVDSDYKSKWIDKSKQHLMY, from the coding sequence ATGAAAAAAATTCTTTCCATGGCGCTAGCTTTGTTTCTAGGCCACATAGGTAGTGCTCAAATAGTTTTCTCCACAGACAAGGAATATAAGGCGGACATTAAGGTCTTTGCTGTTGATCAAGCGTATAAAGCTGATCTTCTGGTTTTTAAAGTTAATGCTGAGTATAAAGCAAAAGGCAACGAGGGAAAATGGTATTTTGCCGATGCTGATTATAAAGCAACAAAGAAAGTTTACTTCGTTGATGCTGATTATAAAGCCGATCTTAGGATTAATTTTGTAGATTCTGATTACAAATCTAAATGGATAGATAAATCCAAGCAGCATTTGATGTACTAA
- a CDS encoding zinc-ribbon domain-containing protein has product MILFFGTRSGKKETKTLSNVSCPYCSQTGTLKAVLQSNYVHLFWIPIFKIGVSKYAECSHCKRVYYKEEFTPEMERELN; this is encoded by the coding sequence ATGATTCTCTTCTTCGGCACTAGGTCAGGCAAAAAAGAAACTAAAACATTATCCAATGTTTCGTGTCCTTATTGTTCTCAAACAGGGACTTTAAAAGCTGTATTGCAATCTAATTATGTGCACCTCTTCTGGATTCCCATATTTAAAATAGGAGTATCTAAATATGCAGAATGCTCTCATTGCAAACGGGTATATTATAAAGAAGAATTTACACCAGAAATGGAAAGAGAATTAAACTGA
- a CDS encoding PorT family protein, with product MRTITLYLASLFLLFLSHQVAGQEEYEKKIEVLKTQKEKITQQEKDALKFQIKDINKRVAKGDLTAEEAQLLKAEAAKKRAKNIENRIAIVENQILLLERNQGDALVLMESDTITDEGFRFGIDIDGKPAFSFRSREWKKEIKYDRRTYSDFVFAIGLNNAIIEGQSLDDSPYKIGGSRFFEMGWQWRTRIFERSNWIRFHYGFSFQFNGLKPDNNQIFVQNGNQTVLEEFEFELDKSKLRMDNLVFPVHFEFGPSRLRKTEKSFRYSIQNQFRIGLGGYGGFNLGTRQKLKYSRNGERVKDKFKRDYNTSDLIYGLSAYAGFDGILLYAKYDLNPIFKDAVVKQNNISLGLRFDL from the coding sequence ATGAGAACAATTACACTGTATTTAGCATCACTTTTTCTACTATTCCTTTCGCATCAGGTTGCTGGACAAGAAGAGTATGAGAAAAAAATAGAAGTGCTAAAAACCCAGAAAGAAAAAATAACCCAACAAGAAAAGGATGCACTAAAATTTCAGATTAAGGATATTAATAAACGTGTCGCAAAAGGTGACCTAACTGCTGAAGAAGCTCAATTACTTAAAGCGGAAGCGGCTAAAAAAAGAGCTAAAAACATTGAGAATAGGATTGCTATTGTAGAAAACCAAATATTATTGTTAGAGAGAAATCAAGGAGATGCTTTGGTTTTGATGGAATCGGATACCATAACAGATGAAGGCTTCCGATTTGGTATTGATATTGACGGCAAACCTGCCTTTTCTTTCCGATCACGTGAGTGGAAAAAAGAGATTAAATATGACAGACGTACGTATTCAGATTTTGTCTTTGCCATTGGGTTGAACAATGCGATAATTGAGGGGCAATCTTTAGATGATTCTCCATATAAGATTGGTGGAAGCAGATTTTTTGAAATGGGATGGCAATGGCGGACACGAATTTTTGAAAGATCTAATTGGATACGTTTTCATTATGGTTTTTCTTTTCAGTTTAATGGATTAAAGCCAGACAATAATCAGATTTTTGTGCAAAATGGGAATCAAACAGTCTTAGAAGAATTTGAATTTGAGCTGGATAAATCTAAACTAAGAATGGACAACCTTGTGTTTCCCGTTCATTTTGAGTTTGGACCTTCAAGATTGCGTAAAACCGAAAAAAGTTTTCGGTATTCCATACAAAATCAATTTAGGATAGGTTTGGGAGGATATGGTGGATTTAACCTTGGTACGCGTCAAAAATTAAAGTATAGCAGAAACGGGGAGCGCGTAAAAGATAAGTTTAAAAGAGATTATAATACTAGCGACTTAATTTATGGTTTAAGCGCATACGCAGGTTTTGATGGTATACTTTTATACGCGAAGTATGATCTAAACCCCATTTTTAAAGATGCGGTGGTAAAACAGAACAATATTTCTTTGGGCCTTCGATTCGATTTATAG
- a CDS encoding RNA polymerase sigma factor, whose amino-acid sequence MKIISLHTNEKLLIKKAIAGDQQIQKLLYEKFSPKMLGVCRQYIKDLQFAEDVMINGFVKVFQNLRSFQHKGSFEGWIRKIMVRESISYLRKRQFVVYDDEVCESQPKEIEGSSSLLDVEYVQQLIDKLPEGYKMVFLLYAIEGYKHQEIAKMLKISEGTSKSQLFKARKMLQENLTLKGMSPRIKSGD is encoded by the coding sequence TTGAAGATTATTTCTTTGCATACAAATGAAAAGCTTTTGATTAAAAAAGCTATTGCCGGAGATCAGCAGATACAAAAACTGTTGTATGAAAAATTTTCACCCAAAATGTTAGGGGTTTGCAGACAGTATATCAAAGATCTTCAGTTTGCAGAAGATGTAATGATAAATGGGTTTGTGAAGGTCTTTCAGAATTTGAGGTCATTTCAACATAAAGGAAGTTTTGAAGGTTGGATTAGAAAAATCATGGTTCGGGAAAGCATTTCTTATTTGCGGAAAAGACAATTTGTGGTCTATGATGATGAGGTATGCGAATCTCAACCCAAGGAAATAGAAGGGAGCAGCTCATTACTGGATGTGGAATATGTACAACAATTAATAGATAAACTGCCTGAAGGATATAAAATGGTTTTTTTATTGTACGCGATAGAAGGCTATAAACACCAAGAGATTGCTAAAATGTTGAAAATTTCTGAAGGAACCTCAAAATCTCAGTTGTTCAAAGCAAGAAAAATGCTTCAAGAGAATTTGACCCTAAAAGGAATGTCGCCTAGAATTAAATCTGGGGATTAA
- a CDS encoding polyprenyl synthetase family protein: MKVVSQIREPIEHEMELFEEKFLKSMSSKVALFNRITYYIVNRKGKQMRPMFVFLTAKLINEGAVNDRTFCGASIIELIHTASLVHDDVVDDSHKRRGFFSINALWKNKIAVLVGDFLFSKGVLVALENKDYDLLHIISNAVKDMSEGELLQIEKARLLDITEEVYYDIIRQKTATLIAACCSMGACSVKPDSEHVEIFRKFGELCGMAFQIKDDLFDYGAEKIGKPTGIDIKEQKMTLPLIYALNESDKEKKRWLINSIKNHNKDKKRVKEVIAYVKEKGGLDYAVTKMISFKDEALALLENYPDSDYKSALTLMVNYVVERKK; the protein is encoded by the coding sequence TTGAAGGTAGTTTCGCAAATACGAGAGCCCATTGAACATGAAATGGAACTTTTTGAAGAAAAGTTCCTAAAGTCCATGTCTTCCAAAGTGGCATTGTTCAATAGAATTACATACTACATTGTAAACAGAAAAGGGAAGCAAATGCGCCCTATGTTTGTGTTTCTTACTGCTAAGCTGATAAATGAAGGAGCGGTGAACGATCGTACTTTTTGTGGCGCATCGATTATTGAATTGATACATACGGCAAGTCTTGTGCATGATGATGTGGTGGATGACAGTCATAAAAGAAGAGGTTTTTTTTCCATCAATGCACTATGGAAAAATAAAATTGCGGTTTTAGTGGGCGACTTTCTTTTTTCAAAAGGTGTTTTGGTAGCCCTGGAAAATAAAGATTATGATCTTTTGCATATCATTTCCAATGCAGTGAAAGACATGAGTGAAGGGGAGTTGTTGCAAATTGAAAAAGCACGTCTTTTAGATATTACGGAAGAGGTGTATTATGATATTATCCGCCAAAAAACAGCTACTCTAATAGCGGCCTGTTGCAGTATGGGTGCCTGTTCTGTTAAACCAGATTCTGAGCATGTGGAAATTTTCAGAAAATTTGGAGAACTTTGCGGAATGGCCTTTCAAATTAAAGATGACCTTTTTGATTATGGTGCCGAGAAGATAGGGAAACCAACCGGAATAGATATCAAGGAACAAAAAATGACACTTCCATTGATCTATGCGCTAAATGAAAGTGACAAAGAAAAAAAACGCTGGCTGATCAACTCCATCAAAAATCATAATAAAGATAAAAAGCGAGTCAAAGAGGTCATCGCTTACGTAAAAGAGAAAGGCGGATTGGACTATGCCGTTACTAAAATGATTTCCTTTAAAGATGAGGCCCTTGCGCTATTGGAAAATTACCCAGATTCCGACTATAAAAGTGCACTCACACTTATGGTCAACTATGTGGTAGAGCGTAAAAAGTAA
- the rlmN gene encoding 23S rRNA (adenine(2503)-C(2))-methyltransferase RlmN, with translation MEIKKKDIRALTKEQLRDFFVKEGDKAFRGNQVYEWLWQKSAHSFEAMTNISKETRNMLEANFVINHIKVDQMQRSNDGTIKNAVRLHDDLVVESVLIPTATRTTACVSSQVGCSLDCRFCATSRLKRMRNLNPDEIYDQVVAIDNESRLYFNRPLSNIVFMGMGEPLMNYNNVLKAIEKITSPEGLGMSPKRIVVSTSGVPKIIKKMADEEVKFGLAVSLHSAIDEVRTSIMPFNATFPLKDLREALQYWYGKTKNRITYEYVVWEGINDTLEAANALVKFCKFAPSKVNLIEYNPIDDGEFQQASKAAVEMYQNTLEKNGITVTVRRSRGKDIDAACGQLANKG, from the coding sequence GTGGAGATTAAAAAGAAGGACATAAGGGCATTAACCAAAGAACAGTTACGGGATTTTTTCGTAAAAGAAGGAGATAAGGCTTTTCGTGGCAATCAGGTTTATGAATGGCTATGGCAAAAATCGGCGCACTCTTTCGAAGCGATGACCAATATATCCAAGGAAACCAGAAATATGTTGGAAGCTAACTTTGTCATTAACCACATTAAGGTAGATCAAATGCAGCGTAGTAATGATGGCACCATTAAAAATGCGGTAAGACTTCATGATGATTTGGTTGTTGAATCTGTTTTGATTCCGACAGCAACGAGAACCACTGCCTGTGTCTCTAGTCAGGTTGGATGTAGTTTGGATTGCCGGTTTTGTGCCACTTCACGTTTAAAGAGAATGCGAAACCTGAATCCTGATGAGATTTATGATCAAGTTGTAGCCATTGACAATGAAAGTCGATTGTATTTTAATCGGCCATTGAGCAACATTGTATTCATGGGTATGGGAGAACCTCTGATGAACTACAATAACGTACTTAAAGCGATAGAAAAAATAACATCACCTGAAGGGCTGGGAATGTCACCTAAGCGGATTGTAGTTTCCACATCTGGAGTTCCCAAAATCATTAAAAAGATGGCGGATGAGGAAGTAAAATTCGGCTTGGCGGTTTCTTTACATTCAGCAATAGATGAGGTGCGAACATCCATAATGCCTTTTAATGCCACCTTTCCGTTAAAAGATTTACGAGAAGCTTTACAATACTGGTATGGCAAAACCAAAAACAGGATAACATATGAATATGTGGTCTGGGAAGGAATTAACGATACATTAGAGGCGGCTAATGCTCTGGTCAAGTTTTGCAAATTTGCCCCGTCAAAAGTTAATTTAATAGAGTATAACCCTATTGATGATGGAGAATTTCAACAGGCTTCTAAAGCTGCGGTAGAAATGTACCAGAATACTTTAGAGAAAAACGGGATTACGGTAACCGTGAGAAGGTCTCGTGGTAAGGATATTGATGCTGCCTGTGGGCAACTTGCCAATAAGGGTTAG
- the queA gene encoding tRNA preQ1(34) S-adenosylmethionine ribosyltransferase-isomerase QueA codes for MKLSNFNFELPKELLAEYPAENRDESKLMVIHRETGKIEHKMFKDLIDYFDEGDVMALNNTKVFPARLYGNKEKTGARIEVFLLRELNQEQRLWDVLVDPARKIRIGNKLYFGDDESLVAEVIDNTTSRGRTLRFLYDGSYTDFRRKLRELGETPLPKYIKRGVEPEDEERYQTIYAKHEGAVAAPTAGLHFSKHLLKRLEIKGINFAEVTLHVGLGTFNPVEVEDLSKHKMDSEELVIDEKATEIINNAKENKQRICAVGTTVMRGLESAVSSGHTLNTFEGWTNKFIFPPYDFSIANCMITNFHLPKSTLLMMVSAFIGHDLMKKAYKQAILEGYRFYSYGDAMLVI; via the coding sequence ATGAAATTATCAAACTTCAACTTTGAATTACCTAAAGAACTATTGGCAGAATACCCTGCAGAAAATAGGGACGAATCCAAACTTATGGTAATCCATAGAGAAACTGGAAAAATTGAACACAAAATGTTCAAAGACCTTATTGATTATTTTGATGAAGGGGATGTAATGGCCTTGAACAATACAAAGGTATTTCCGGCAAGACTTTATGGAAATAAGGAAAAGACTGGTGCTCGGATTGAAGTTTTTTTACTTCGTGAATTAAATCAAGAACAACGCCTTTGGGATGTTTTGGTCGATCCAGCAAGAAAAATAAGAATAGGAAACAAATTATACTTCGGAGATGATGAAAGTTTGGTGGCTGAGGTAATTGATAATACCACTTCTAGAGGAAGAACCTTGCGTTTTCTTTATGATGGTTCCTATACTGACTTTAGAAGAAAATTACGCGAGCTGGGTGAAACTCCTTTGCCAAAATATATAAAGCGTGGTGTTGAGCCAGAAGATGAAGAAAGGTATCAGACTATTTACGCAAAACATGAAGGCGCAGTAGCGGCACCTACAGCTGGTTTGCATTTTTCCAAGCATTTGCTAAAAAGGTTGGAAATTAAGGGTATTAATTTTGCTGAAGTGACCTTGCATGTTGGTTTAGGTACATTTAACCCTGTTGAAGTAGAGGATTTATCCAAACATAAAATGGATAGCGAAGAATTGGTTATTGATGAAAAAGCAACAGAGATCATAAATAACGCAAAGGAAAATAAACAACGCATTTGTGCAGTAGGTACCACAGTAATGAGAGGCTTGGAAAGTGCAGTTTCATCAGGACATACGTTGAATACTTTTGAAGGGTGGACTAATAAATTTATATTTCCTCCATATGATTTTAGTATTGCAAACTGTATGATTACTAATTTCCATTTGCCAAAATCCACGCTTTTGATGATGGTTTCTGCATTTATTGGACATGATCTCATGAAAAAGGCCTATAAACAAGCAATCTTAGAAGGATATCGTTTTTATTCCTACGGAGATGCAATGTTGGTCATCTAA
- a CDS encoding 3-phosphoshikimate 1-carboxyvinyltransferase produces the protein MKLQLSYLQDKVINKSIKITGSKSETNRSLLLQALFPNIAIENLSNSDDGEVMQKGLKKSTGEVDIHHAGTAMRFLTAYFASQQGKEVILTGSKRMKERPIKVLVEALTDLGAEIKYVNNEGYPPIKITGKKLSTSKVSLPANISSQYISALLLIAPSLENGLELELVGKITSVPYIKMTLALLEQIGVITQFEGNLIRIKPKNEVKDTTLIVESDWSSASYFYSIVALSNVGTKIQLSSYKKNSLQGDSVLSDIYKDFGVETSFSENQITITKATNSKPATVTYDLSNAPDIAQTISVTCLGLNIGCHLSGLHTLPIKETDRLAAMKTELEKLGAQVDIDAESLTLHASEQMKSGVSIDTYNDHRMAMAFGPLALKTSLIINDAGVVSKSYPDFWKDLGTLGFDIIEM, from the coding sequence TTGAAACTCCAACTTTCCTACCTTCAGGACAAAGTAATAAATAAGTCCATAAAAATTACTGGCTCTAAAAGCGAGACCAATAGATCACTGCTGCTTCAGGCTCTTTTTCCAAATATTGCCATTGAAAATCTGTCCAATTCAGATGATGGGGAAGTGATGCAAAAAGGGTTGAAAAAATCGACAGGAGAAGTTGATATACACCATGCCGGGACCGCCATGCGATTCTTAACCGCATATTTTGCTTCACAACAAGGAAAAGAAGTCATTTTAACTGGCTCCAAACGTATGAAAGAACGACCTATTAAAGTGTTGGTTGAAGCGCTTACAGATTTGGGAGCAGAAATTAAATATGTCAATAATGAGGGCTATCCACCAATAAAAATAACTGGAAAAAAACTTAGCACAAGCAAAGTCTCTTTGCCGGCTAATATAAGTAGTCAATATATATCAGCTTTATTGCTAATAGCACCAAGCCTTGAAAATGGACTGGAATTGGAGCTTGTTGGAAAAATCACCTCAGTTCCATACATTAAAATGACCTTGGCGCTTCTTGAACAGATTGGGGTAATTACACAATTTGAAGGGAACTTAATAAGAATTAAGCCAAAAAATGAAGTTAAGGATACAACTTTAATAGTAGAATCGGATTGGAGTTCTGCAAGCTATTTCTATAGTATTGTTGCCTTGTCCAATGTGGGAACTAAAATTCAATTGTCTTCTTATAAGAAGAATTCTTTACAAGGGGATAGTGTTCTCTCAGACATCTATAAAGATTTTGGAGTAGAAACCTCTTTTTCAGAAAATCAGATAACGATTACAAAGGCCACCAATAGTAAACCGGCAACTGTCACCTATGACTTGTCCAATGCTCCAGATATTGCACAAACCATTTCGGTTACCTGTTTGGGCCTTAATATAGGATGCCACCTTTCCGGTTTGCATACGTTGCCTATTAAGGAAACGGACAGATTGGCTGCAATGAAGACAGAATTGGAAAAATTGGGAGCTCAAGTTGATATTGATGCGGAAAGCCTGACGTTACATGCTTCAGAACAAATGAAGTCAGGAGTTTCCATTGATACCTACAACGATCATAGAATGGCCATGGCGTTTGGTCCTTTGGCCCTAAAAACCTCACTGATCATAAATGATGCGGGTGTGGTTTCAAAATCTTATCCAGATTTCTGGAAAGACTTGGGAACACTTGGATTTGATATCATTGAAATGTAA
- a CDS encoding nucleotide pyrophosphohydrolase → MDVQNAQQAVDEWIKNHGVRYFNELTNMAQLTEEVGEVARIIARRYGEQSEKESDKNKDLGEELADVLFVVLCLANQTGIDLQEAFDKKLDLKAKRDHDRHQNNEKLK, encoded by the coding sequence ATGGATGTCCAAAACGCCCAACAAGCAGTTGATGAATGGATAAAAAACCATGGAGTTCGTTACTTTAATGAATTGACGAACATGGCTCAACTTACAGAGGAGGTTGGTGAGGTTGCCAGAATCATTGCGAGACGCTATGGAGAACAAAGCGAAAAAGAATCGGACAAGAATAAAGATTTGGGAGAAGAACTGGCAGATGTACTCTTTGTGGTACTCTGTTTAGCAAACCAAACGGGCATAGATTTACAAGAAGCTTTTGATAAGAAACTGGATTTAAAAGCGAAACGGGACCATGACCGTCATCAGAATAACGAAAAGCTCAAATAA